In Gammaproteobacteria bacterium, the following are encoded in one genomic region:
- a CDS encoding SufE family protein, translating into MCSSRKKATYLPEDRTDQYLVHECMSTVFIRAIREDNGRYSFQGDCDTSTVKGVVAILLAMFAGKTATKIEQFDADSGFEDLGLFEHLSPTKHVGVYAMVRRVKRQVRALEASSPETRQ; encoded by the coding sequence ATGTGCAGCTCAAGAAAGAAAGCGACCTACCTTCCAGAAGACCGTACCGATCAGTATCTCGTTCACGAGTGCATGAGTACGGTATTTATTCGGGCAATTCGAGAGGACAACGGTCGATACTCATTTCAAGGCGATTGCGATACCTCGACTGTAAAAGGCGTGGTGGCAATACTACTCGCGATGTTTGCGGGTAAAACTGCAACGAAAATCGAGCAATTCGACGCGGATTCCGGTTTCGAGGACCTAGGCCTTTTCGAACATTTGAGCCCCACCAAGCATGTTGGGGTTTATGCGATGGTCCGGCGAGTGAAACGACAAGTCCGTGCGCTGGAGGCGTCGTCACCAGAAACAAGACAATAA